TTCGCCTCGCCCTACCTGCAGCGGCCGATCACGCTGGGGGCCGACGTCGTCGTGCACTCGACGACCAAGTACCTCGGCGGGCACTCCGACGTGGTCGGCGGCGCGCTGGTGACGGCCGATCCGGAGCTGGGGGAGCGGGTGGCGTTCCACCAGAACACGATGGGCGCCGTCGCGGGCCCGTTCGACGCCTGGCTGACCCTGCGCGGCATCAAGACGCTGGGGGTGCGGATGGACCGGCACTGCGCCAACGCCGAGCGGATCGTCGAGGAGCTGGCGCGGCACCCGCGCGTCGGGCAGATCCTCTACCCCGGTCTGCCCGAGCACCCGGGGCACAAGACCGCCGTGGACCAGATGCGCGCCTTCGGCGGCATGGTCTCGTTCCGGCTGCGCGACGGCGAGGAGGCCGCCCTGCGCGTCTGCGACCGCACCCGCGTCTTCACGCTGGCCGAATCGCTGGGCGGCGTCGAGTCGCTGATCGAGCATCCGGGCCGGATGACCCACGCTTCGACCGCGGGCTCCCCGCTGGAGGTCCCCTCCGATCTGGTCCGCATCTCCGTCGGCATCGAATCGGCCGACGACCTGGTCGCCGACCTCCTCCAGGCCCTGGAGGGCTGACACCCCGCGCCGCGCCGACCGGCCGCCGCCCCTCCTCGGGAGCGGCGGCCGGCTCACGTCCCGATCACCGCACCGCCGCGGTGCCGTAGGCGGCCAG
This sequence is a window from Spinactinospora alkalitolerans. Protein-coding genes within it:
- a CDS encoding cystathionine gamma-synthase, with protein sequence MTFEGFETLAIHAGQEADAETGAVVVPIYQTSTYRQDGVGGLRGGYEYTRTGNPTRASLEECVAALEAGARGLAFASGMAAEDTLLRTVAGPGDHVVIPGDAYGGTFRLFAKVLQRWGVSWDAVPLSDAEAVRAAVRPETVAVWAETPTNPLLNIADIAVLADIAHEADALLVVDNTFASPYLQRPITLGADVVVHSTTKYLGGHSDVVGGALVTADPELGERVAFHQNTMGAVAGPFDAWLTLRGIKTLGVRMDRHCANAERIVEELARHPRVGQILYPGLPEHPGHKTAVDQMRAFGGMVSFRLRDGEEAALRVCDRTRVFTLAESLGGVESLIEHPGRMTHASTAGSPLEVPSDLVRISVGIESADDLVADLLQALEG